One Oncorhynchus keta strain PuntledgeMale-10-30-2019 chromosome 22, Oket_V2, whole genome shotgun sequence DNA window includes the following coding sequences:
- the LOC118401520 gene encoding ATP synthase mitochondrial F1 complex assembly factor 1-like isoform X3 encodes MEQELEKRDNQADGSGRFTKDKFLAQTLGSILNLDLIQDKSGEEIAELWRQYYATKDTISAVIPAHVFEVIFNRAKCNPVFLYALPQKEGYEFFLGQWSDHELHFTSLINVQTMGEHAPSQLILYHYSDLQKDKGVVLMTAEMDPKFMTVHLAQCLANQVQLFYGTQREEIFRLVETFNHKPADFKHMAVIAELEQSGVNPALTSGN; translated from the exons ATGGAGCAGGAG TTAGAGAAGCGTGACAACCAGGCTGATGGTTCAGGCAGATTCACCAAAGACAAG TTTCTTGCACAGACCCTAGGATCTATCCTGAACTTGGACTTGATCCAGGATAAGTCAGGAGAAGAAATAGCAGAG CTTTGGAGGCAATATTATGCCACAAAAGACACCATAAGTGCCGTCATACCA GCCCATGTTTTTGAAGTGATTTTCAACAGAGCTAAGTGCAATCCTGTG TTCCTGTATGCGTTACCCCAAAAGGAGGGCTATGAATTTTTCCTGGGGCAGTGGTCGGACCACGAACTGCATTTCACGTCCCTGATCAATGTCCAG ACCATGGGAGAGCACGCCCCCAGTCAGTTGATCCTCTACCACTATTCTGACCTGCAGAAAGACAAGGGTGTAGTGCTCATGACTGCTGAGATGGACCCTAAGTTCATG ACAGTACATCTGGCTCAGTGCTTGGCCAATCAGGTGCAGCTGTTCTACGGAACCCAGCGGGAGGAGATTTTTAGATTGGTGGAGACCTTCAACCACAAACCAGCTGACTTTAAACACATGGCAGTGATTGCTGAGTTGGAACAGAGTGGCGTCAATCCTGCTCTCACCTCTGGGAACTAG